Sequence from the Miscanthus floridulus cultivar M001 chromosome 16, ASM1932011v1, whole genome shotgun sequence genome:
GGTCGATCCTTTGGTGTTCTGTTCATAGTTATTTGATCTGGTTCTGACTTAATTCAGTTAAAAACCACGTTTTTTCGAACATCCTGCAGCTCACATACATGCTTTAGATTTTTGTGGTTGACCAACTGATGCACTCTGTAGTGTCAAATAACCCATCAAGCTTGACAAATAGGATCATACTCATGGAGCATtcaatgatacatgatgataATCATGATTCGTTCAGTTTAACATAGGTGCACAATTCGTTTTAGGCCTGGTTTAAATCCAGCGTGGAAAGTTTTGGGGTGTTGtcacatggggtgttcggatactaatacaaaaacaaattacagaatccgtcagtaatccgcgagacgaatttattaagcctaagtaatccatcattagcacatgtgttactgtagcaccacattgtcaaatcatggactacttaggcttaaaagatttgtcttgcaaattagtcgcaaactgtgcaattagttattttttttagtctatatttaatactccatgcatgtgtccaaacattcgatgggacggggagtaaactttaggggaaggaactaaacaaggccttagacaTGTAGGTTGCCTAGCTAGCATACCGTTGCTTCAGTAGATTTCTTAGCTAGGTATATTCTTTTCCCCACTTTTATGCTAGCCCTAATGCTGTGGCCAATAAAATGCAGGAAGTGCTGGTGATGTGTTAGAAGATAACCCTGTTGGGAGGCTCAAGGTGTATGTCTATGATCTCCCCAGCAAATACAATAAGAAGCTGCTGAAGAAGGATCCTAGGTGCCTGAACCACATGTTTGCCGCTGAGATCTTCATGCACCAGTTCCTGTTGTCAAGTGCTGTCCGAACTTTTAATCCTGAGGAAGCAGATTGGTTCTACACACCCGTATACACAACATGCGATCTGACCCCTAAGGGTCTTCCCTTGCCTTTCAAGTCTCCTCGAATGATGCGTAGTGCGATCCAGCTGATTGCTACGAATTGGCCTTACTGGAATAGATCAGAGGGCGCTGATCATTTCTTTGTCACACCCCATGACTTTGGTGCTTGCTTTCATTATCAGGTACAACACTAGTAGATTAATTGAGTAGTGGTTGCATACTTGCATGCATTTATTTATCCTTGTACTAATGAAGATTAGATGTTCAACAATGATAGTTTAGTAGTGCATAGTGCCGAAACAACTGGGGCATATCtaatttttacagtaaacatggGGGCGATATGGGGTATCAAGATGCTTGTATCAATATGAATGAAGAATGAACTACTCTAACTAATTGGTTCAGGCTCCATACGTTCTTTTCCCCTTTTAGAAGAAACATGCCTGATGGTTCAGGCTCCATACGTTATTTTCCCCTTTTAGAAGAAACATGCCCGAGATTTTAGTTTACTTAGATACCATTCTGATATCCATATTGATCGTTCACTGACCACCTAGTAGAAATAATCACTTACTAGACTTCCAGTCTTCCATTTGACTACTGTTACTGTCTATTTCAAATTTTCAATATCTTGatgtctcctcgcattgcacaggcgagggtaaggcttgccactaacacccttccccagaccccgcacagagcgggagctctctgcactgggtacgcccttgaTGTTTCTGTAATAATCATTTCCACTGTTTCAGGAAGAGAAAGCAATTGGACGGGGAATCCTTCCCTTGCTTCAGCGTGCTACGCTGGTTCAGACCTTTGGACAGAAGAACCATGTCTGCCTGAAGGATGGGTCCATCACCATCCCGCCATATGCGCCTCCTCAGAAAATGCAGACTCACCTTATCCCTGCAGACACCCCTCGATCCATCTTTGTGTACTTCCGAGGTCTGTTCTATGACACTGGCAATGATCCTGAGGGCGGTTACTATGCAAGGTAATTCATCTGTCTGTCTACAAGCAGTAGACTTGACACCTCACTCGTTTTTCATCCTGCCATTGCATCCTGGGTCTAGTCTCTGATGACATTGCCTGTTCTACAGAGGTGCTCGTGCGTCAGTctgggagaacttcaagaacaATCCGCTATTTGACATCTCGACCGATCACCCACCAACATACTATGAAGACATGCAGCGCTCAGTGTTCTGCCTGTGCCCATTGGGCTGGGCACCATGGAGTCCCAGGCTAGTGGAAGCCGTGGTCTTTGGCTGCATCCCTGTGATCATCGCAGATGACATCGTCCTTCCCTTTGCGGACGCCATCCCATGGGAGGATATCGGTGTTTTCGTTGCCGAGGAGGATGTCCCACAGCTGGACAGCATCCTGACATCCATTCCCACAGATGTCATACTGAGGAAGCAACGGCTCCTTGCAAACCCATCGATGAAGCAGGCCATGCTGTTCCCCCAGCCTGCTCAGCCAGGAGATGCATTCCACCAGATACTAAATGGTCTCGCGCGCAAGCTCCCCCATGGTAGCAATGTCTTCCTGAAGCCTGGTGAGAAGGTCCTGAACTGGACCACTGGACCACCTGGCGACCTGAAGCCTTGGTAGCATCTTGTGGAACTGAGATGGATGTGACTTCTTCGGAAAGGAAGTATCGAGAACATGATTATATATACCTGTGCCTTTGAATTACAATGGGTGCACATAGTGCTGACCACAAGCCAAATgtacatttttttttcttctataaCTGTTATATATGTCTTCATTTCTTTTTTCCCCTTTCTCATTCACTAGATGATATAAGAGTGCCAAGCCCTGTCGACCATATGTATATGATAAATGAAATTTACAAGATTGTACTACTCATGCTGATTGTTGATCTCATTTCATTATCCTACTGCACTGCAGTTGCCATACTTTCCATTGTGTTGTGGTGCTCGACCTGGCTGATTTTGATTCCTTTTGATTCTGCGTGTCTGAATAATTAGGTGACAAAGGTGAAACTGCTATCTGAAGCAAGATCCTCATAGGGAAGGCTGTCCGATCTGCTGATCAGGCAGCACGTCAATTCGGTCTTTTAACTGAATGTTGCTGAGTTCTCAAGGAATGTTGGGGCAAATTGCGATCGCCCATGTGATGTGAGTGCAGTAACCTAGAGAACGATTGCTGGTTGGTGGTGCAAAGATGGTGGTGGTAGATAGGTTAGGAAATGAGGTCAACATCAGGACCTGCACTTAGTTGGGATGTCACCGCCGAACTGAAATGGTAACTGATGGCAGCTCAGAAATATATCTAAGAAACAAGGTTGCCTGTTGGGTACTTGGGTCTGGTGTTATGTTCCTAAATGGCCACAAACAATGGAAATGGTAGGAGTTtgtattcttttttttctttttttttaacttcAGTAAGGCTTGGTGACTGGTTCGTGAGGTCAACGAAAGGAGTGGGAAGGTAGAAAAAACATTATGGCGTACCATGATCTACCTAACTGGCTGGAGAAGACGACGAAAACGACCACCTAACACTGGCAGATCAGACGATCCAAGTCAAATAtagtagggccttgtttagatgacttcattttgcaaaatgaagcactgtagcagtttcgttgttatttggcaaataatgtccaatcatagtctaattaggcttaaaagattcgtctcgtggatttcgtctaaactgtgtaattagttttattttttatttatatttaatgcttcatgcatgcgtccaaagattcgatgtgacggggagtgtgaaaaattttgcaaaattcttggggaactaaactggaccctaactaggagaaaataaaaaaagtttttttaaaaaaataattaaaaaagatGGCATGAAGTGTGACCTAAGCAAAGCGAAACAACGTTGCAAAAAAGAGGAGGCAGTACCAGCAATAGCCAAGTACTACCGCTTTCCTAGAATTTTATTTATTTACGTCTGGTTTAGTTCCACCtcaaattcccaaaaagtgctacagtatctatcacatcgaatgtttgcggcctgtgcacgaagcattaaatgtagacgaaaaaaaactaattacacagtttggtggaaaattgcgagacgaacgttttgagtctaattagtctatgattgaacactaattaccaaataaaaacgaaaatgttaCAGTAGCTCTAAATTTCAACTTTctaaaactaaacacgcgcttattTTCCAAGGACAAAACCACTGCTGGTAGTGCTGGTAGGACGAGTCCATGGGAATGCAAAAAAGTCATCTTGCAGACAAACACAGGGAACCTGGCACCTGGCAGGCACTCACCACCTCCGCCGACAGCGAgcaggccaccaccaccaccaccatcaccccTGCCATACTCGCTTTGACCCCGCGTCCGGGCGCCTAATAGccttcgcttgaacttatcaacccGCCAGTATTTTTTCTCCTTCAGCCGGCtgataataccagccgaacagtaTCCTAGGCTATTCTCTCCGCCTGCCAAGAACCCCGCCAATTGCCTACCACCTCTGCTAGACTCCGCGTTACCCCTGAGCAGCTGCCGAGAGTGGAGGGAAGGCAGGCGCTCAGACTAATGGGGACGGGGAGCGCGACGGCGCAGGCCCTGGCGCTGGTGGCGTTGCTCCTCGCCTGCtccgacgtcgtcgtcgtcgcggcgCAGGAGACTGAGCGGATCCAAGGTACGCGCCCTCGGCATCTCCCTCGCCCTTGCTTCGTCGTCCTCTGCTTTGCTTCTCTTGCGAGTTGCGACTGCCATGATCCGATTAGTGAATTATGCGTTGCCTGCGCCCGTCGGGTGTTGATCTGGGGAATCCGTCCGTGCTCGTCGCCGCGTTTCTGCTGGCCGGAGTGGATCTGATGTTGAGGCCTTGGGAAGACGAGCGAGCGCGTAGTTGGCGAGATAGATCAGGTCTTACTGCCAGAGATGATTCCACACTTCCTTTGTGGATCCATGAACTAGGTGCTCCCATTCATTCTAGCGCTCAGCGCGCACAATGAATTATTTCATCCTGGAAAGGAATAAAATTCAAATCTTGAGATCAAACCTGCCATTACTTTTTTTATGCagtctgcaatggatcatgatcCTACCTTGTATATGCCCCAAAATGACAAACTCGATTACCTCAAATTTGTCATTTTTTATGGATTCAAATACGAGTTTGCACCCACAACATTTGCGCTAAACGTATAAAGTACATCTGTGGATGCACTTTGGAGTGCCATGGTTTAAAAAAATTTGAGCCATTGAATTacattttttttaattcatttcCACGGTTCCACCTAAGATATGGTTTCTGGTACATATGTTGCCCACTAACTACACTTATTACTTATTCgtgttaccaccgacgagtaaatttctagtattgcgcgtctggctcggatggtgtgcttagaggacacgatgtttatactagttcgagcagaatgtccctacgtccagttcgtcgttgctgctcgtgttactagcactgaaagtttacagtaggggttacaaacgggcaagagagggaaagaatcccaagtctctggtggaaagaatgaacgggtgccgagagctcggtcgctgcttagCCTGTGTGTTCGTGTGTTTGTTATCTCGTGGTTCGGTTTGATCGGTCCTCGATGAGTCGATCCGATGGGTTCTTGATAGTTCGATCCCCCTAATAGGacgtcctgctttcccttttataggccaagggaaagcatgggttacagcggaggaagagaggagaacgagagggagaagaagtcATTCAGGATCGCcggatccttcttctccttcatgcgggtcccgccgactctatagatgtcaacagggacaactTCTCGTCgaggccctgtccgtcactggcgccacgCGCAGGCGTCGTCTACCGGTCATGGCACTCCACCCCGTCCTGaaggacatcgtggtgaactgacgcgcctatcagtgttcgtacaagggttaggcagaacatcggtacgcccgacgctgttcttgatgtgaatcctcaggtatggcccgttatggctgcgggttacatcgaggcgtgtcagtctcttccctggtgtcagagttttgacctaggcccatacgcctgGACCTGAAGTGGTTAGAGGCGGTATGGGACaccgtcgggcgaaacggagcCCTCACCTGAGGgttcgggcgagacgaagcccgcacccgaggggtcgggcgaggcggagcccatgaccttggtgtcgggcgagacggagcccgcacctgaggggtcagacgaggcggagcccgcgaccttggtgttgggcgaggtggagcccgcggcctcagtgtcgggcgaggcggagcccgcccccagaggtcgggcgaggtgaaacccgcgaccttggggtcgggcgaggcggagcccgtggcctcggggtcgggcgaggtggggcCCGCCCCAGAGGCTCCCCAGAGGTCGGTTGGAGGCGTAGTCGCGCCCTTGACTacttggatgaatcaatgttgatggtcattagctcttcCTCTTCGGGTatcctaatattggtccccgacaacttCATAGAACTGCGAAGGATCCTTCAAACTCTATATTGATGTCATATTTAGCTACACTCTGAGACTACTAAAACAGTTCTGCTCGTCAAGTTTTTTTTTAGAAAGAAGGTTCCCTGCTTTTGTATTTCAAAAAGCAAACAGCAGTTCAAGTTCAGCGTTTTCAGGCGCGCCCGCCTCACAGAAAGCCTTATGGCACATTAACAGAAACTTCGCTCAAACTCTCAGCATTACATTCAACGATACTCTCATTTCGCCGCTCCAAAACCACTGCCCGTCAAGCTATAATCACCCACTACTAGTTTTCATAACTTGCTTGTGTTCCTACTTGCTATATAGTTTCAATTATGCTTTgcctgaagaaaaaaaaacaaagtacTTTTGCAAAATTGTTAAACTCCATTGTATTAGGACCATGGTTTTTTTCTCAAATAGGCAAGAGATCTGTGTAgtgtatcattgcattaagaagaagaacaCGAGTTTACAACAGCACCAAAACACACAAACATGATCAAGATAGACCAGCCAATCTATGAGCCAGGACCTCCAAATGAATAAAACCTCTATCACCATCTAGACACCAGAGATGGACTTCCTTGGCGATTTTTCTAAGAACTAGCTGTATACTAGTGTTGGCTCCATTGAACACCGTGTTATTTCGATGTTTCCACAGAGACCAAGCGACCAAAATAATCAGAGAGTTAAGGCCTCGCTTGAGAGCTCTGGGGATCAAGTCATTTACCCTCAACCACCACTCATTGAACATCATTGTATTGATCATGGTATTAAGGTGCATAATCCTCATGCTTTCAATGCGGATGTGATTAAATTTCAGGAAGTGCTGGTGATGTGCTTGAAGATGATCCTGTTGGAAGGCTCAAGGTATATGTCTATGAGTTGCCTCCCAAGTACAACAAGAATATACTGGCAAAAGATTCGCGATGCCTCAGCCACATGTTTGCTACAGAGATATTCATGCATCGCTTCCTGTTGACAAGCGCGGTCCGGACTCTAAATCCGGACGAAGCTGATTGGTTCTATACTCCAGTATACACAACGTGCGACCTTACACCATGGGGTCATCCCTTGACTACGAAGTCTCCACGAATGATGAGAAGCGCGATTCAGTATATTTCCAAGCGTTGGCCCTACTGGAACAGGACGGAGGGAGCAGACCATTTCTTTGTCACACCACATGACTTTGGAGCATGCTTCTATTTCCAGGTGAGTCACAGAGCCATAAACCATGAATGAATCCTACATATGAGTACCAATGCAACTAGGAATGCAAAGTGATAAAATCGAATTCCAGCCTAGCCGTTTCCCCATATATACACAGCATCTGTTCTAGCACCATCCACCTACCGTGCACTCAAAATTCCTACTGTCCTACTGTTCAGGAAGAGACGGCCATCCAGCGAGGTGTCCTTCCGGTGCTGCGCCGTGCTACGCTGGTCCAGACTTTTGGGCAGAAGCATCATGCCTGCCTCAAGGAAGGCTCCATCACCATCCCGCCGTATGCTCCTCCTCATAAGATGAGAACTCACATTGTTCCGCCAGAGACCCCTCGGTCGATCTTTGTCTACTTCCGTGGTCTGTTCTATGACACTGCAAATGATCCTGAGGGTGGTTACTATGCAAGGTACGCACCTAAACTGTGTACCTGACAAGGAGTCTTATTAGTGAATCATCATTGATTCGAAAGTCTGACGCACCTCCTACCGTGTGTATGCAATGCAGGGGCACCCGTGCGTCAgtatgggagaacttcaagaacaACGCTCTGTTCGACATCTCGACAGAGCACCCACCAACCTACTACGAGGACATGCAGCGCGCCATCTTCTGCCTGTGCCCACTGGGGTGGGCGCCATGGAGCCCCCGTCTGGTGGAGGCCGTGGTGTTCGGCTGCATCCCCGTGATCATCGCCGACGACA
This genomic interval carries:
- the LOC136513142 gene encoding probable glucuronosyltransferase Os01g0926700; the encoded protein is MGTGSARALALALALLLACSDIAVVTAQETERIEGSAGDVLEDNPVGRLKVYVYDLPSKYNKKLLKKDPRCLNHMFAAEIFMHQFLLSSAVRTFNPEEADWFYTPVYTTCDLTPKGLPLPFKSPRMMRSAIQLIATNWPYWNRSEGADHFFVTPHDFGACFHYQEEKAIGRGILPLLQRATLVQTFGQKNHVCLKDGSITIPPYAPPQKMQTHLIPADTPRSIFVYFRGLFYDTGNDPEGGYYARGARASVWENFKNNPLFDISTDHPPTYYEDMQRSVFCLCPLGWAPWSPRLVEAVVFGCIPVIIADDIVLPFADAIPWEDIGVFVAEEDVPQLDSILTSIPTDVILRKQRLLANPSMKQAMLFPQPAQPGDAFHQILNGLARKLPHGSNVFLKPGEKVLNWTTGPPGDLKPW
- the LOC136513208 gene encoding probable glucuronosyltransferase Os01g0926600 isoform X1, with product MGTGSATAQALALVALLLACSDVVVVAAQETERIQGSAGDVLEDDPVGRLKVYVYELPPKYNKNILAKDSRCLSHMFATEIFMHRFLLTSAVRTLNPDEADWFYTPVYTTCDLTPWGHPLTTKSPRMMRSAIQYISKRWPYWNRTEGADHFFVTPHDFGACFYFQEETAIQRGVLPVLRRATLVQTFGQKHHACLKEGSITIPPYAPPHKMRTHIVPPETPRSIFVYFRGLFYDTANDPEGGYYARGTRASVWENFKNNALFDISTEHPPTYYEDMQRAIFCLCPLGWAPWSPRLVEAVVFGCIPVIIADDIVLPFADAIPWEEIGVFVAEDDILKLDTILTSIPMEEILRKQRLLANPSMKQAMLFPQPAEPRDAFHQVLNGLARKLPHGKGVFLKPGQRVLNWTEGTRDDLKPW
- the LOC136513208 gene encoding probable glucuronosyltransferase Os01g0926600 isoform X2, whose translation is MHRFLLTSAVRTLNPDEADWFYTPVYTTCDLTPWGHPLTTKSPRMMRSAIQYISKRWPYWNRTEGADHFFVTPHDFGACFYFQEETAIQRGVLPVLRRATLVQTFGQKHHACLKEGSITIPPYAPPHKMRTHIVPPETPRSIFVYFRGLFYDTANDPEGGYYARGTRASVWENFKNNALFDISTEHPPTYYEDMQRAIFCLCPLGWAPWSPRLVEAVVFGCIPVIIADDIVLPFADAIPWEEIGVFVAEDDILKLDTILTSIPMEEILRKQRLLANPSMKQAMLFPQPAEPRDAFHQVLNGLARKLPHGKGVFLKPGQRVLNWTEGTRDDLKPW